Below is a genomic region from Acidobacteriota bacterium.
TTGGTATTTCAAACAGGCCATCTATGGCACTGAGGTCCTGGATTACGAAATTTCAAGCGCCGAGTCCTGGCCCGGCAAATGGTACGAAGAGAATGGTGACAGCAGCAGGGACTATCACAGCGAGGTCATGGTCCACCGCAAAGGAGAGTTCGTGTTTCCAGTCGAAGTGGAGATCAAATTCGACGACGGCTCACATCTACGCGAACACTGGGACGGCAAAGATCGCTGGACACGATTCAGCTACGACAAGAAAGCCAAATTGGTTTCCGCAGAGATCGATCCCGAACACAAAGTCTGGCTGGATGTGGATTTCTTCAACAACAGCCGCCTTGCTCATCCCGACGGAAGCGCGCGTCGCAAGCTGAGCAATTATTGGATGACCTTCTGGCAGGTGATGGCACAGGTACTCGGGTGGCTGGCGTGATGGTCAGTGGAACGCTCGTGGTTGATGGCGGACAGCGGTTGCTCAGAGCGCGACGGCACATCGTTGTTCTCTTCGTCGCGAATCTTGTACTTGGCTGGTTTGCCGCGTTTGGACTGTCGTCCCGGATTGGAGCTGTTACTGGCCCTAGTCTCATTTCGGAACAATTGCTGCGTGGCTTCGATCTTGGCACATTCCTTGAGCTCATCAACAAGCCCGAGATAGCCCCGGCGTCGCAGGCTCCTTTAGGGCTGGTGTTCTCTGGAATCTTCGTGGTTCTTCAGCTGTTTCTTACCGGCGGAATCATCACGCAATATCTCGCGGCGGAGCCCATCGATCGCGGTCGGTTTTACGCTGCCTGCGGGGAGAACTTCTGGAAGATGGTTCGCATTGCGGTTCTCATTGCGGTGATTACGGCGCTCGTAGCCGGCGTGTTTTATGCATTCCGAGCAGCTTTGCAGGCTGCGCTGAAGGCGGAAGGAAGCAGAGCCTTCATAGTCCAAAGTGCGGTGCTGTTGATCGAAGCTCTCGCACTTCTCTGGATACGTATGTGGTTCGATGTTGCACAGGCACAGCTTGTCAGTACAGGAGCGCCGCGCGTGCGGTCGAGTGTGGCGTACGGGTTCAGGTCGATGCGAGGCGCGATCGGACTGTTCGCGTCCTATGTATTGCTTGCGGTGTTGATGTTTCTAGGAGCTGCCTTGGGTGTGTTCCTTTGGTGGACAGCGGCTCCTGCATCGCAGGCGGTCGTAAGCTTCTTGATCCTGCAGTCGACTCTCGCCTGGCTTCTGGCACTGCGATGGTGGCAGCGTGCTCTTGCTGCAGATTGGCACCAACGCAAGCGTCAGGTCGCGATTACCATTGAGTCGCGATTACTCCAAGAACTTCCGCCAGAATCAGCGGTGCCTGAGGCTCCTCTCTCGCAATAGTGCGGCCCGTGTTTGCTAGACTCGACAGTTTGGTTCTGAGCTCTTCCTGGTGGAGACGCAGCATGCCGCGTCTCTACTATGCGGCTGATTAGTAGAAGAGTCGTCCAGAACCTGTAGCGCATGGAGGAGACGCAGCATGCTGTGTCTCTACTGAGGAGAACGACTCTGTGGAAATTCAGAGGGTAGGCGTCATCGGCGCCGGAACAATGGGCAATGGGATCGCTCATGTGCTCGCCAGAAGCGGCTACAACGTAGTCTTATGCGAAGTGGCACAGCAGTTTCTCGATCGCGGTCTGGTTATGATTCGCAAGAACCTGGAGCGCGAAGTAGCGAAAAACAAGATCACGGCAGAGGACAGTGCGGCAGCGATTGCACGCATTCACGGCGCAGTGGATCGTACTGCGCTTGCTGACTGTGACTTCGTCGTCGAGGCCGCCACTGAAAAGTTCGAGGTTAAATCTGAGATTTTTCGCGATATCGACAAGATCTGCCGTCCTGAGATCGTGCTTGCCAGCAACACTTCTTCTATATCGATTACAAAGATCGCGGCGCTCACGCGCCGTCCAGACAGAGTAATTGGCATGCACTTCTTCAATCCAGTGCCGGTGATGAAGCTCGTAGAAGTAATCCGCGGTCTGGCGACGTCGGACGAAACCTATCAACTCACGAAGCGATTGGCAGAAAAGCTTGGCAAAACACCAGTGGAGGTCAACGACGCTCCCGGCTTCGTCTCTAACCGCGTGCTCATGCCGTTATTGAACGAGGCTATGTATTCCGTCATGGAAGGCGTCGCGACTCCCGAAGCGGTCGATGAGGTTTTCAAATTGGGAATGGCGCATCCCATGGGACCTCTCACTCTGGCCGACTTCATTGGCCTGGACGTCTGTCTTGACATCATGCGCGTTCTCCACGAGGGCCTGGGCGATCCCAAATATCGTCCGTGCCCGCTTCTGGTCAAGATGGTGGACGCGGGATGGCTTGGTAAAAAGAGCGGAAGAGGCTTTTATCGGTACTAAAGGCCCAGTCTTTACGGAACCTAGGCCCCTTTCAAATTTACATACATACTGACGAACAGGAGACTTCCTTGCGAAACTGCGTTGCAGTGATAGTGCTCTCTCTTATCTTCTGTTGGACGTCAGCAGCGCAGACGAAGACCGGCGCCACGGCAAGTTCCTCTTCCACAACACCACAGGCTTCACCTACTCCAGGCGGGGCTCTGCCAGCTGCGCAGCGCGATTGGCATCCTACTACCGAGGATCTTCTGCCGGAGGTACAGAAGAATGTCGGACGGAACGGTCGGGTAGCATTCCTCTGGTGGATGCCCGCCGAGTATTTTGAAACGAAGCAGTCCGCAAATAACCCAGCCTATTTTGCCGGCTTCAGAAACAACACCGTAGTTGCTGTCGCATTCGGCAAGGTCCAGCCTTTCGGCATACTGGATTTCGTGTCGCTCGATACGGCGCGCTCCAGGGTCACGATGCGCGATGCGAATGGCACCGAATACAAACCTGTGGAGAACGTTCCAGAAGACGTAAGAGTTCCACTTGAAATGATGAAACCTGTGTTTTCCGCGAGCCTTGGCAAGCTGGGCGAGAACATTCAGTTCCTGGTA
It encodes:
- a CDS encoding 3-hydroxybutyryl-CoA dehydrogenase (converts (S)-3-hydroxybutanoyl-CoA to 3-acetoacetyl-CoA), with the protein product MEIQRVGVIGAGTMGNGIAHVLARSGYNVVLCEVAQQFLDRGLVMIRKNLEREVAKNKITAEDSAAAIARIHGAVDRTALADCDFVVEAATEKFEVKSEIFRDIDKICRPEIVLASNTSSISITKIAALTRRPDRVIGMHFFNPVPVMKLVEVIRGLATSDETYQLTKRLAEKLGKTPVEVNDAPGFVSNRVLMPLLNEAMYSVMEGVATPEAVDEVFKLGMAHPMGPLTLADFIGLDVCLDIMRVLHEGLGDPKYRPCPLLVKMVDAGWLGKKSGRGFYRY